The DNA region GTTCCGCCTCGCCGCCCCTTTTTGCCGGGCCTGTTCCTGCTCGGCGGCGGCTTCCTCGAGAGCCTCCATAACGTCCTTGCCGACGATGACCCCGGCGGCGTCATGGTGAGCACGGACGGTCGTGGAGTCCACGCTGACCAGGGATAAGTCTGTCTTGCCCTGGCAGGCGGCCTCGGCGATCAGGCCCTCCAGCAGGGCGGTGAAGACACCGGCGTTCCGCCAGACCCGGAAGCGTCCGTAGACGGTCGGCCAGGGTCCGAACTCGCCGGGCATCTCCCGCCACTGCGCGCCTGTCCTGAACCGCCAGATCACGCCCTCGAACTGATCCCGCAACCGCTCGGGGTACGGGCCGTACTCGCCTATCGGCAGGAACGGCTCAATCAACTGCCACTGTTCGTCGGTGAGTTGCCTGCGCGTCACGACCATCTTCCTACCGGATCCGTCATCCAGACGGATCCGGATCGGCAAGATGATCACGACATCACACAGGCCCTAGTTGTTCTGTCCCGGGAGGTTGTGGACGAGGGAGCCAGATCTCGGCTGAGGGATCTTGAAATGAGTGAGGGCCTTCCGGTTCGGTGTGGATTGCGACGTCTACACCAACAGAAAGGCCCTCGTGCCCCACCGTAATGCACCCCTGACCGAGACCGGCCGTCTGCGTCTGGCCCGCTGCGTGGTCGAGGACGGCTGGACCCTGCGCAGGGCCGCCGAACGCTTCCAGGTCTCGCCGACCACCGCCCAGCGGTGGGCCGACCGCTACCGTCGATCCGGTGAGGCAGGCATGAGCGACCGCTCCAGCCGCCCGCGCACCAGCCCGCGCCGGATGCCGACCCGCATCGAGCGGCGGATCATCAAGGTCCGCGTTCTGCGCCGCTGGGGACCGGCCCGCATCGCCTATCTGCTGCGGTTGAACCCGTCCACGGTGCACCGGGTCCTGGCCCGCTACAAGCTGGCCCGTCTCGCTCATCTCGACCGCGCTACCGGGCGGGTGATCCGCCGCTACGAACGGTCAGCGCCGGGCGAGTTGGTGCACGTGGACATCAAGAAGCTCGGCAACATCCCCGACGGCGGCGGCCACAAGACCCTGGGCCGCCAGGCCGGCCGCAAGACCCGCTCCGGCGTCGGTTACAGCTACCTGCACAACGCCGTCGACGATCACTCCCGCCTCGCCTACAGCGAGATCCACGCAGACGAGAAGAAGGAAACCGCAACCGCCTTCTGGGGCCGGGCCCAGACGTTCTTCGCCCAGGCCGGGATCACCGTCCAGCGGGTGCTGACCGACAACGGCTCCTGCTACCGCTCACGCGACTGGCGCGAAGCCCTTGCCACAGCCGGGATCACCCACAAGCGAACCCGCCCCTACCGGCCGCAGACGAACGGCAAGGTCGAGCGCTTCAACCGCACCCTGCTGGACGAGTGGGCCTACGCCCGCCCCTACCGCACAGAGACTGAACGACGCGACGCATACCCCGGCTGGCTGCACACCTACAATCACCACCGCGGACACACCGCGCTGAAAGGCCAACCACCCGCCAGCCGCGTCCCCAACCTCACGGGTCAGTACACCTAGTCCACCGCTACCGCAGCCGTCCGGTCACCACCGCCGCTGGAGCGAGGAACTCATGACTGCTCTGCGAGCCGCCGTGGTCGGTGCCGACTTCATGATCGGTAGGCACATCCGCGCCGCCCGTGTCACCGCCGCACGCCTGGCCGCAACCGGCTCTGTCGAGACGGCCGCCCGCACTGCTGAGCCAGCCGGAACGGGCACCCGACATGGCCGGGCAGGCCCGCTCCGGACCGACCGGTAGGGTCTTGGGGCCACCGGAGGGGAGGCGGCTCACTGCGGCGTCCCCCGGGCATGTCGGCCCCTGTGGCATGTACGGCGGCGAGGACGAGCAGGGGAGCCAGGCCGAGACCGCCCATGGTGGCGTAGCCCGCCAGGTCGCGGAGGTGTCCTTCGCCGTCCACAACATCCTCGCGTCGATCGCCGACGAGGAGGAACGATTCGCGACGATCCTCATGCCGCCGCCGGGCAGATCGCGGTGGGATGCCGGACGAGGCCAAGCGCCGCACGGGCCGTCAGGTCGCCAAGCTGGCCACGCCGCAGTAGAAGATCAGCGCCATCCACACCCTCGCCAAGGACGAGGAGGTCGCCGCGACGCGCGGCAGCACCACGAACCCGCCGTGTCGTCGGAGTGTTTGACGATCTGAAGGGTGAGCCCGCACTTCTCGGCCGCCCAGTCCACCAGCCGACCCGCATAGCCGTCGTCCGCCCAGACCAGGTGGATGGAGGCGAGACAGTCCACGACCAGGTGCCGCTTGTGGCCTGCCCCCATCTTCCTTCTTCCCGCCGTCCCAGCTGGACGTCGAACGCGGGATGTGCGCCGCCCACAACGACTGCGAGTCCACGATGGCAAACCGTCGGGTCCGGTGAGCGGCCCTCCTGCTGACGGACCTTGTCGCGCAGCCGGTCGTGCAGTTCTGCGAGCAGACCCGTCACCCGCCAGCGGCGGGCGAACACGTGCACACGCCGGTACGGCGGGAGGTCACGGGGCAGGTAGACCCACTTGACGCCGTTGTCGACGACACAGCGGACCGCATCCAGCAGCACACGGTGGCACATAGCCCTCCGGCCGCCCGCCCCTCCCCTGAAGCCATGCGGGAACCGGCAGCAACTGCCTAACGATCTGCCACTGTGCCTCCGTCAGATCGGAGCCGTAACACCGCACGCTGCCCGGACGGTCCGCCGTGTTGTCGGGCCTGTGCGCGAGGCAGTCACACGCCATGGTGACCTCGCGTTGGACTCTGCGGAGGGCGAGCACGAAACACTGCGGCTCAGGGCCTCCTGGCGCTGCTCGGTCGGGATCGCAATCCCGAGCTACCAGGAGGCCCTGCCGGTGTGCCACGGCTGCCGAGAGATCACCCGAACAGGAACCGTGTCCGACTGATCAAGACCGTCGAATGGTAAGCGGAAGGCTTCTACGGCAGGGGCGAATTGCCGTGCCCACCGTCAGAGCTCGTCCCCAGCTTGGCCCCGACGTCGATCATCGCAAGCATCGGTTCGCTCAATCGCGCGCCCTGCACCCGGATTTGAGCGAAGCCGTCCTCGATGTCCGCGATGTCGGCGGCGGTCAGCTGGACCTGAAGCGCGTCCATGTTTTCGTCCATGTGCCCCTGTGTGATCGGCCCCGGAATGGGCACGATCCACGGCTTGCGGGCGAGCAGCCAGGCGAGCGCTATTTGGGCAGGCGTCGCTTGCGTGCGTGCACCCACGCGCTGCAGCAGTTCGACGACGGGCCAGTTTGCGCGGCGGGCCTCCGGGGTGAAGCGGGGAAGCGTTGCCCTCAGATCCGCGGGGCCATGCACCATCAGCGGGGTGACGGTGCCGGTCAGATAACCCATCCCGAGCGGACTCCACGGCACGAACCCGATACCCAGCTCTTCACAGGCCCGGAGAACTTCTATCTCCGGATCGCGGGTCCAGACGGAGTATTCGTTCTGCACCGCCGTGATGCGCTGCACTTTGTGCGCGCGCCGAATGGTCGCTCCGCCTGCGGCAGAAAGTCCGAAGTGGCGGATCTTGCCCTGGGAGATCAGCTCCTGGACCGTCCCGGCCACCTCCTCGATGGGCACCTTGGGATCAACGCGGTGTTGATACATGAGATCGATGTAATCGGTCTTCAGGCGCCGGAGTGACTGATTGGTCACCCGCTTGATATGGTCAGGACGGCTGTTGAGTCCCTGAATCTGCCCGTCCCGACCGATGTCGAACCCGAACTTGGTGGCGATAACCACCTGGTCGCGCATCGGCGCCAGTGCCTTGCCGACTATCTCCTCGCCAAGGTACGGCCCGTAGACTTCGGCGATATCGAAAAACGTGACGCCCCGGTCATAGGCCGCCCGGATTACCCGGATCGCTTCCTTCGTGTCGATCGGCGGTCCATACATCCCGGCGAAGTTCTGGCAGCCGAGCCCCAGGGCAGACACTTCCAGTGAGCCGAGCATGCGGCGCTGCGTGCTCGACGGGCCTGAACTCGGCGCAGACGGTTTTGGTGTTTTCGCCTGCGCGGTTGAAAGAGGCAGGACAGATGCTGCGCCCACTCCAAGGCCGGCGGCCATGAATCCACGGCGTTTCACGACGGTTCTTCTCCTCTTCGTTCTTTTTACTTCAGCTTGGGTTTGCTGAAGGCGGCTGATCGTTGAGCGCGAGAGATTCCGGCAGGTCGCGGTAGGCGTGAAACTGGGCCTGCAGGGGCGACCTTCTGCTCGGCTGAGGCGATTGTGCAATTCCTGAATCGCTGTGTTGGTCGGCCTGGCCGCTTTCAAGCCACAGTCAGACGATTCGTGACCATGCAATGGGACTGCTTTCGCGGGACTATGCTTTATCTCGCCAAGCCGTCCCCCTGCTCGAATTAAGTTAAGCATCCGCAGACCCGGTGTCGGCTGCTGGAGGGGGTCTCCTTCGTCCAGGGGTCTGCCAGTACCCCCGTAGAGCTCCTGTTGGGTTGCCCTGGTCGGGCGTGTGTGGGCGCTGATCGAGCCGCTGCTGCCGACCTGGCCCGATCGGCTGCCGGGTCCGCGGCCGGTGACAGACCGGCTCTGTGTCTGAGGGTTCGGCTCCGGGCAGACCTGCTGGCGCCGCATGGAGTGGTGGCAGCAGGCAGGAGTCTTCGATCAGCTGCAGCCCGTCCTGCTACTCGAGCTGAACGCGGCCGGCAAACTCAACGGGTCCAGGGCGTGTGTGGACGGCTCCCACATGCGGAAAAGGGTGTGCCGACACCGGTCGTCGCCGGTCGACCGGCGCAAGACGTGCAGCAAACACCACCTGAACTGCCACGGGTGCGGAAGTCCGCTCAAGGTCATCACGACTGCGGCCAACGTCAACGTCGTCATCCAGCCCCTCGCCCTGGTCGATGCATCAGGCAGCCCGTCCAGTAGGTGCGAGATGCGCGGGGCGTCGTAGCCGGAGCCGAGGACCACCGCAACTCTTCGGGTTTGCCTCGTGCCACTGCCCGGCCGCGTTGAGCCGCTCGACGACACCGCGCAGCTGGACGCTGGTGACAGAGGCAAGGTCGACGCCGGGCTGAGGCGGAGCGCATCCAGCGCCGCAATCCACGACGTGCGGCCGGCCTCCAGCGCGGCCACGACCGAGTAGGGCCGGCCCGGGATCATCTGAAGGGGCGGTTCGGGCAAGTGGCGGCGTCCGGCCGCAGCCAAGGCGAAACGTCGGCCGCCAGGACCAGGCGGCCGACCGCCGCCTTCGACAGCGGAAGCCCGGCATCGTCCGCCGCAGCCGGTCGACGCCAGGCGTCTCAGCAGGGCGTCGGTGAGCTCGAACAGCGCGTCACCGCGTCAGGGCAGGCAGTCGTAGAAGTCGCCACGGAAGCGTGACAGCGTCGAGAACACCTCATACTGGTCCCCCTGTTGCAGCACACTCTTCTTCTCCACGGCCGCGGTCTGATCAGGTGCTCCTTGGTGGAGCACATGATCAGGCCGAGGCCACCCGCGTGTCCGGCACAGAGCTGGACGGCGGTCAGCGCTCGATGGCGGCCATGCCGCTCTCGTCGTGGCGCTCACCGACGGGCGGGGTGAGGTTGTTCAGCCGGTCGAGCTGCCCGGTGCTGAGCTCGATGCGGTCGGCGGCGGTGTTCTCCTCGACGCGGGCGGCCCGCTTGGTGCCGGGGATCGGGGCGATGTCGTCGCCCTGCGCGAGGAGCCAGGCCAGGGCGATCTGAGCCGTGGTGGCGTCGACCTCGGTGGCGATGGCCTGGACCTCGTCGACGATGCGCAGGTTGAGCTGGAGGTTCTCGCCGGTGAAGCGCGGGTTGGTCTTGCGCCAGTCGTCGTCGGCGATGTCGTCGGTGGAGCGGAACGTGCCGGTGAGGAAGCCGTGACCGAGCGGCGAGTAGGGCACCAGGCCGATGCCGAGTTCGCGCAGCAGCGGCAGCAGTTCGGCCTCCAGGTCACGGGTCCACAGCGAGTACTCGGTCTGCAGTGCGGCGACCGGGTGGACGGCGTGGGCGCGGCGGATCGTCTCGCCCCCGGCCTCGGACAGGCCGATGTGGCGGACCTTGCCCTCGGCGACCAGCTCGGCCAGGGCGCCGACGGTCTCCTCGATCGGGGTGTCGGGGTCGACCCGGTGCTGGTAGTACAGGTCGATGTAGTCGGTGCCGAGCCGATTCAGGGAGCCTTCGACGGCGGTGCGGATGTTCGCCGGGCTGCTGTCGAGGACGTACGGTCCGCCGCCGGCGTGCGAGTACATGCCGAACTTCGTGGCCAGGACGACCTGGTCACGGCGGCCTCGGAGGGCCTGGCCGACCAGTTCCTCATTGATGAACGGCCCGTAGATCTCGGCCGTGTCGAGATGGGTGACGCCCAGGTCCAGTGCCCGGTGGATGGCGCGGTTCGACTCGGCGTCATCGGTGCTCGCACCGGAGTAGAAGGCGGACATCCCCATGGCGCCCAGGCCGATCCGGGAGACGTTCAGCCCACCGAGTGAGACGTGCTGCATCAGATAACTCCGTTCTTAGGTTTCCGATTTCCGGGCGCACTCGCCCCTCATCCAGGCAACCACCCGTCGGCCACGACCGGGCCCGCGTACGGGGTACTGCTTTTCGGGGGGTCCGCCAGTGCCCCCTTCCACGACGCCGTCACCGGGGCATGGATCGGGCCGGTACGGCGGGACAGGGGCAGGCCGGTGCCGTCGTGGGCGTGGGTGATGATCTCGGCGGTGATGGAAATAGCCGTTTCCTGGGGGGTGTGGGCGCCCAGGTCGAGTCCGATCGGGGAGTTGAGGCGCGCGAGGTCCGCCTCGGGTACGCCGGCGTCCCGCAGCAGTTCCAGGCGCTGTTCGTGGGTGCGCCGCGAGCCCATGGCCCCGATGTAGCCGACCGGCAGGCTCAGCGCGAGGCGCAGGAGGGGGATGTCGAACTTGGCGTCGTGGGTGAGGACGCAGATGGCGGTGCGGGCGTCCACTTCGGTGGCGGCCAGGTACCGGTGCGGCCAGTCGGTCACGACCTCGTCAGCGTGCGGGAAGCGGGCGCGGGTGGCGAAGACAGGGCGGGCGTCGCAGACCGTGACCCGGTAGCCCAGAAAACGCCCCGCCTCGCTGAGCGCGTCGGTGAAGTCGACGGCACCGAAGATCAGCATGCGGGGAGGCCGGGCACTGGTGTGGACGAGAACCGACAGCCGCTCGGGGCAGGTGTCGGCGTCTCCTCCGACCTCGATCCGGCCGGTGCGGCCGGCCCGCAGCAGCGCACGTGCCTGCGCCGCGACGACCTCGTCCTCGCGTTGCCCGCCCAGAGTTCCGTCGTACGGGCCCTCGGCAGGCACGTAAAGGGTGCCGCCGAGGAGTTCTTCCGGGCTGTCCACGACGTGGGCCACCGCGGCTGGTCGGCCCGCCACCATTTCGGCGAGGGCTGCGGTGAGATGGGGCTGCACCGCGGGATCCACCCGCTGTACCAGGATCTCGATCTCGCCACCGCAGGTCAGGCCCACGGCGAAGGCGTCGGAGTCCGAGTAGCCGAAGCGCGTCAGTACCGGAGCACCGCCGGATTCGAGTGTCTCCCGGCACAGTTCGTAGACCGCTCCCTCCACGCAGCCGCCGGAGACGCTGCCGATCACGTCGCCGTCGGCGCTCACGGCGAGCGCGGTGCCGGGGGGCAGGGGTGCGCTGCCGTTGACGTCGACGACGGTGGCGAGGGCGAAGGGACGGGCTTCCCCGCACCAGGCGTGCAGCGTTTCCGCGATGTTCAGCATGGACGGGTCTTCCTCGAGGACGTGGTGAACGGGCCGCCGCCGCACCGCCGGGGGGACGGAGTTCGCGGCGGCGGCCCTGGTGTGCCCTGCGTGGCGGGGGGTGGCCCGCAGGGCGGTCGTGGCGAGCCTGGTTGCTCAGAGCAGGGCTTCGGCCGTGATGGGCAGGTCGCGGATGCGGCGTCCGGTGGCGTGGAAGACCGCGTTGGTGAGGGCGGCGGCCACCCCGAGCTGGACGACTTCGCCGATGCCCTTGACGCCGATGGGGTCGGCCTCGTGGTCCTCCCCGTCGAGGTAGATGGCCTTGAGGTCGGGGATGTCGGCGTTGACGGGGACGAGGTAGTTGGCGAGGTCGGCGTTCACGATCCGGCCGTCGCGCTGGTCCATGACCATGTGCTCAAGCAGGGCCTGCCCGATGCCGCCGACCATGCCGCCCAGGGCCTGGCTGGTGGCGAGCTTGGGGCTGATGACGCGGCCCACGTCGTACACGCCGAGCATCCGCCGCACCCGGACAAGGCCGAGGCGGGCGTCGACGGCGACCTCGGTGAACACCGCGCCGTAGGAGTGCACCGAGGCCCGGTGGGACTCTTCGGGGGTGTAGGAGCCGAGCACCTCGAGGTGGGTGCGGTTGTTGCGGGCCAGCAGCCGCTGGTAGGTCTCCCCGCGCGCGGGGTTGTCCTTCACGTGCAGCCGGCCGCCGCGTACGACGACGGTGTCGGCGTCGGCGCCGTACAGCGGCGAGTCCTCGTCCTCGACGGCGAGTTCGATCGCCTGCTTGCGCAGCTTGTCGCAGCCGTCCTGGACGGCGGAGCCGACGTTGGCCATGGTCATGGAGCCGCCGTGCGGCGGGGTCACCGGCATACGGGAGTCGCCGAGCCGGAAGATCACGTTGCGCATGGTCAGACCGAGCGCGTCGGCGGCGAGCTGGCTCTGGGAGGTGTAGGTGCCCGGGCCCATGTCGCTGGTCGCGGCTTCGACCAGGGCCGTGCCGTCGGCGTTGAGCCGGACCGACGCCTGGGCCGCCCAGTAGAGGTGGTGGTAGACGCCGGCGGCCATGCCGGTGCCGATCAGCCAGTCGCCGTCGCGGGTCGAGCGGGGCCTGGGGTTGCGGCGGTCCCAGCCGAACTCGCGGGCGCCGGTGGTGTAGCACTCGCGCAGCCGCCGGGTGGAGAACGGCAGTCCGTTCGACTCGTCCTCGGCCGGCTCGTTGCGCCTGCGCAGCTCGATCGGGTCGATGCCGAGTTCGTGGGCGAGTTCGTCCATCGCCGACTCGACGGCGAAGGAGCCGGTGGCGTAGCCGGGCCCGCGCATCCAGCACGGCGTGTTCACGTCGAGCGACACCGTCCGGTATTCCTGGCGGACGTTGGGGGTGCTGTAGAACATGTTGCCGGGAGCCAGGACGCCCTCTTCCACGAAGTTCTCGTATGTCGAGGTCTCGGCCGTGACGTCGTTGACCATGGCGGTCAGGCGCCCGCGCCGGTCACTGCCCAGGCCCAGCCGGAACTCGTACGTGGGCCGGTAACCGACCCCGAAGTAGAGCTGCTTGCGCGAGAGCACGAGTTTGACCGGGCGGCCCGTCTCACGGGCCGCGACGGCCGCGATCGTGACGTGTGGCCAGGAGCGGATCGCGCCGCCGAACCCGCCGCCGACGAACGGCGAGATGACCCGGATCGACTCCTGCGCGATACCGAACACGGCGGCCAGCTCGACCTGCGTGCCGGGCACCCACTGGGTCTTGTCCCACAGGGTCAGCTTGTTGCCGTCCCAGCGGGCGATGGTGGCGTGCGGCTCCATCGGGTTGTGGTGGTTGCGGCCCAGATGGTACGTAACATCCAGCTGTACGGCGGCGGAGTCGAGCGCCTTGTCCGCGTCACCGCGCGCGTAGGTGATGGGCTTCCAGTCCGGGCGGTCGGCCGGGTCGGCCATGTCGGTCGACGGCTGCCGGGCGTCGTAGGAGACCTTCACCAGGCTCGCCGCGTGCTGCGCCGTCTCCAGCTCGGTGGCGACGACGACGGCGACCGGCTGCCCGTGGAAGAGGACTTGGTCGTCCTGGAAGACGTGCAGTCGATCGCCCTCCAGCGGGTCGATCGAGGCGGGGTTGTCGCGGTAGGCCAGCTTGGGCGCGTTGAGGTGGCTGATCACCTTCAGGACGCCGGGCTGGGCGAGGGCGGCGCGGGTGTCGATGCCGGTGATCCGGCCGCGGGCGACGGTGCTGTCGACGACGACGGCATGGACCACGCCCTTGATGTCGTGCTCGGCGGCGTACGTCGCCTTCCCGGTCACCTTCAGCCGGCCGTCCACACGGGAGAGCGGCGCGCCGACTGCTGCCTGCGGCTGGGGGCTCACTTGGTACCTCCTACGACGCGCAGCTGGCGTTCGACGGTCCGTTTCAGCAACTCGACCTTGAAGCGGTTGTGCTCCAGGGGGCGGGCCCCGTCGGCTGCCTGTTCGGCCGCCGCGGCCCACAGGTTCGCGGACGGCCGCTCGCCGATGAGGTGACGCTCGACGGCGGGCAGCTTCCACGGCACGGTGCCGACGCCTCCGGCGGCGACCATCGCCTCCTGGATCCGCCCGCCGCGTACGTGCAGGGCGACGGCCGCGGACGTCAGGGCGAACTCGTACGACTGCCGGTCGCGGACCTTCAGGTAGCCGGACTTGAGGGGACGGGGGTGGGCCGGGATCTCCACGGCGGTGATCAACTCACCGGGGCGGAGGGCCTGTTCGCGGTTGGGTGTGCTGCCGGGCCGGAGCAGGAAGTCGGCGAAGGGGACGCTGCGTTCCCCGGCCGGGCCGAGCAGGTGGACGGTCGCCTCCAGCGCGGCGAAGGCGACGGCCACGTCCGAGGGGTGGGTGGCCACGCAGTCCTCTGACGTGCCCAGGATCGCGTGGGTGCGGTTGAACCCTTCCAGCGCCGCACACCCCGAACCGGGCTCGCCCTTGTTGCAGTTCGCGGTGACGTCACGGAAGTACGTGCACCGGGTGCGCTGCATGATGTTCCCGCCGATGGAGGCCATGTTCCGCAACTGGGCCGAAGCGCTCAGCTCCAGCGCCTGCGAGATCACGGGGTAGAGGGTGCGCACCTTGGGATGGGCGGCGGCCTCGGCCATCTGCACCAGGGCGCCGATGCGCAGGCCGCCGCGCTCGGTGACGGTCACCTCCCGAAGGGGCAGGGCGCTGATGTCGACCAGGGTTCTGGGGCGTTCGACGGTCTCGCGCATCAGGTCGACCAGGGTGGTGCCGCCGGCGATGTACCGTCCGCCGCGTCGGCCCGCGTCCAGGGCCTCGCGGGTGTTGTCCGCCGTGGTGTAGGAGAAGGGGTACACGGCACTCACTTCCCGTGCGCGGTCTGCTCGACCGCGCGCACGATCTTGACGTAGCAGCCGCAGCGGCAGATGTTGCCGCTCATCCACTCCCGGATCTCGTCCTTGGAGCCGGTGTGGCCCTCCTGGATGCAGCCGACGCCGGACATGATCTGGCCGGGGGTGCAGTAGCCGCACTGGAAGGCGTCCTGTTCGATGAACGCCTGCTGCAGCGGGTGCAGTTCGTCGCCGTCGGCCAGGCCCTCGATGGTGGTGACCTCGGCGCCCTCCAGCCGTATCGCCAGCGTCAGGCAGGAGTTGACCCGCCGTCCGTCGACCAGGACCGTACAGGCCCCGCACGCACCTGCGTTGCAGCCCTTCTTGCTGCCGGTCAGCTCCAGATGCTCACGCAGCAGATCCAGCAGCGAGGTCCGGTTGTCGACCGTGACGGTGTGCCGCTTCCCGTTGACGGTCAGGGAGACACGGCCGCTGGGTGGTCCGTCAGCGGCGACCGCCTCCTCGGCGCCCAGGCCGAGTGGTCCCGCCAGACCCCCCGCCACCACAGCACCACCGACAGCGGCGGTCGTGGCGACAAACGTGCGTCGGGACGGTTCCGACGGGGGCGTGGCCGGCGGAGGAACAGCTGAATCAGTGACTTCAGTAGACATGCGTACGCTTTCTACTCGGTGGAAGGTCAACGGCCTTGCTC from Streptomyces sp. ALI-76-A includes:
- a CDS encoding IS481 family transposase: MPHRNAPLTETGRLRLARCVVEDGWTLRRAAERFQVSPTTAQRWADRYRRSGEAGMSDRSSRPRTSPRRMPTRIERRIIKVRVLRRWGPARIAYLLRLNPSTVHRVLARYKLARLAHLDRATGRVIRRYERSAPGELVHVDIKKLGNIPDGGGHKTLGRQAGRKTRSGVGYSYLHNAVDDHSRLAYSEIHADEKKETATAFWGRAQTFFAQAGITVQRVLTDNGSCYRSRDWREALATAGITHKRTRPYRPQTNGKVERFNRTLLDEWAYARPYRTETERRDAYPGWLHTYNHHRGHTALKGQPPASRVPNLTGQYT
- a CDS encoding DUF6192 family protein, which produces MYGGEDEQGSQAETAHGGVARQVAEVSFAVHNILASIADEEERFATILMPPPGRSRWDAGRGQAPHGPSGRQAGHAAVEDQRHPHPRQGRGGRRDARQHHEPAVSSECLTI
- a CDS encoding aldo/keto reductase — encoded protein: MKRRGFMAAGLGVGAASVLPLSTAQAKTPKPSAPSSGPSSTQRRMLGSLEVSALGLGCQNFAGMYGPPIDTKEAIRVIRAAYDRGVTFFDIAEVYGPYLGEEIVGKALAPMRDQVVIATKFGFDIGRDGQIQGLNSRPDHIKRVTNQSLRRLKTDYIDLMYQHRVDPKVPIEEVAGTVQELISQGKIRHFGLSAAGGATIRRAHKVQRITAVQNEYSVWTRDPEIEVLRACEELGIGFVPWSPLGMGYLTGTVTPLMVHGPADLRATLPRFTPEARRANWPVVELLQRVGARTQATPAQIALAWLLARKPWIVPIPGPITQGHMDENMDALQVQLTAADIADIEDGFAQIRVQGARLSEPMLAMIDVGAKLGTSSDGGHGNSPLP
- a CDS encoding aldo/keto reductase — encoded protein: MQHVSLGGLNVSRIGLGAMGMSAFYSGASTDDAESNRAIHRALDLGVTHLDTAEIYGPFINEELVGQALRGRRDQVVLATKFGMYSHAGGGPYVLDSSPANIRTAVEGSLNRLGTDYIDLYYQHRVDPDTPIEETVGALAELVAEGKVRHIGLSEAGGETIRRAHAVHPVAALQTEYSLWTRDLEAELLPLLRELGIGLVPYSPLGHGFLTGTFRSTDDIADDDWRKTNPRFTGENLQLNLRIVDEVQAIATEVDATTAQIALAWLLAQGDDIAPIPGTKRAARVEENTAADRIELSTGQLDRLNNLTPPVGERHDESGMAAIER
- a CDS encoding XdhC/CoxI family protein — protein: MLNIAETLHAWCGEARPFALATVVDVNGSAPLPPGTALAVSADGDVIGSVSGGCVEGAVYELCRETLESGGAPVLTRFGYSDSDAFAVGLTCGGEIEILVQRVDPAVQPHLTAALAEMVAGRPAAVAHVVDSPEELLGGTLYVPAEGPYDGTLGGQREDEVVAAQARALLRAGRTGRIEVGGDADTCPERLSVLVHTSARPPRMLIFGAVDFTDALSEAGRFLGYRVTVCDARPVFATRARFPHADEVVTDWPHRYLAATEVDARTAICVLTHDAKFDIPLLRLALSLPVGYIGAMGSRRTHEQRLELLRDAGVPEADLARLNSPIGLDLGAHTPQETAISITAEIITHAHDGTGLPLSRRTGPIHAPVTASWKGALADPPKSSTPYAGPVVADGWLPG
- a CDS encoding xanthine dehydrogenase family protein molybdopterin-binding subunit, translated to MSPQPQAAVGAPLSRVDGRLKVTGKATYAAEHDIKGVVHAVVVDSTVARGRITGIDTRAALAQPGVLKVISHLNAPKLAYRDNPASIDPLEGDRLHVFQDDQVLFHGQPVAVVVATELETAQHAASLVKVSYDARQPSTDMADPADRPDWKPITYARGDADKALDSAAVQLDVTYHLGRNHHNPMEPHATIARWDGNKLTLWDKTQWVPGTQVELAAVFGIAQESIRVISPFVGGGFGGAIRSWPHVTIAAVAARETGRPVKLVLSRKQLYFGVGYRPTYEFRLGLGSDRRGRLTAMVNDVTAETSTYENFVEEGVLAPGNMFYSTPNVRQEYRTVSLDVNTPCWMRGPGYATGSFAVESAMDELAHELGIDPIELRRRNEPAEDESNGLPFSTRRLRECYTTGAREFGWDRRNPRPRSTRDGDWLIGTGMAAGVYHHLYWAAQASVRLNADGTALVEAATSDMGPGTYTSQSQLAADALGLTMRNVIFRLGDSRMPVTPPHGGSMTMANVGSAVQDGCDKLRKQAIELAVEDEDSPLYGADADTVVVRGGRLHVKDNPARGETYQRLLARNNRTHLEVLGSYTPEESHRASVHSYGAVFTEVAVDARLGLVRVRRMLGVYDVGRVISPKLATSQALGGMVGGIGQALLEHMVMDQRDGRIVNADLANYLVPVNADIPDLKAIYLDGEDHEADPIGVKGIGEVVQLGVAAALTNAVFHATGRRIRDLPITAEALL
- a CDS encoding xanthine dehydrogenase family protein subunit M, which encodes MYPFSYTTADNTREALDAGRRGGRYIAGGTTLVDLMRETVERPRTLVDISALPLREVTVTERGGLRIGALVQMAEAAAHPKVRTLYPVISQALELSASAQLRNMASIGGNIMQRTRCTYFRDVTANCNKGEPGSGCAALEGFNRTHAILGTSEDCVATHPSDVAVAFAALEATVHLLGPAGERSVPFADFLLRPGSTPNREQALRPGELITAVEIPAHPRPLKSGYLKVRDRQSYEFALTSAAVALHVRGGRIQEAMVAAGGVGTVPWKLPAVERHLIGERPSANLWAAAAEQAADGARPLEHNRFKVELLKRTVERQLRVVGGTK
- a CDS encoding (2Fe-2S)-binding protein gives rise to the protein MSTEVTDSAVPPPATPPSEPSRRTFVATTAAVGGAVVAGGLAGPLGLGAEEAVAADGPPSGRVSLTVNGKRHTVTVDNRTSLLDLLREHLELTGSKKGCNAGACGACTVLVDGRRVNSCLTLAIRLEGAEVTTIEGLADGDELHPLQQAFIEQDAFQCGYCTPGQIMSGVGCIQEGHTGSKDEIREWMSGNICRCGCYVKIVRAVEQTAHGK